In Fibrobacter sp. UWR4, one DNA window encodes the following:
- a CDS encoding DUF362 domain-containing protein has product MDRRDFLKASAGAVAVAGLTSAANAAAPAKNSKEDKVSTVYFTKDLSAAGVLKLYEKVKQNISGKVAIKLHTGEPNGPNIIPREWDEALQKAIPNSTIVETNTLYQGGRYTTADHRKALEVNGFTKFTVVDIMDEDGETPIPVKDGYWLKELHVGKHMLNYDSMVVFTHFKGHAMGGFGGSMKNIAIGCAGGQIGKREVHLNTSDVNSSADWIMGAKFMELMGDSAKATCDHFKGKMCFINVLRRMSVDCDCAGTSAAEPTCRDIGILASTDILAVDQASIDMVYKLPPKELADLKERIESREGLHQLDAMEHHKMGSRKYKLVEVL; this is encoded by the coding sequence ATGGATCGTCGTGATTTTCTGAAGGCTTCTGCAGGTGCCGTTGCTGTGGCTGGTCTTACAAGTGCTGCAAACGCCGCTGCTCCCGCAAAAAACTCCAAGGAGGACAAGGTGTCTACCGTCTATTTTACCAAGGATCTCAGCGCCGCTGGCGTTCTGAAACTTTACGAAAAGGTGAAGCAGAATATTTCTGGTAAGGTGGCCATCAAGCTCCACACTGGCGAACCCAACGGTCCCAACATTATTCCCCGCGAATGGGATGAAGCCTTGCAGAAGGCTATTCCCAACAGTACCATCGTAGAGACCAACACCCTGTATCAAGGCGGCCGCTATACTACCGCCGATCACCGCAAGGCCCTGGAAGTCAATGGCTTCACCAAGTTCACCGTGGTGGACATTATGGACGAAGATGGCGAAACTCCCATTCCTGTGAAGGACGGTTACTGGCTCAAGGAATTGCATGTAGGCAAGCACATGCTGAACTACGATTCCATGGTGGTGTTCACCCACTTCAAGGGTCATGCCATGGGCGGCTTCGGCGGCTCCATGAAGAACATCGCCATCGGTTGCGCCGGCGGCCAGATTGGTAAGCGCGAAGTCCACTTGAATACATCCGATGTAAATTCTTCTGCCGATTGGATTATGGGCGCCAAGTTCATGGAACTGATGGGCGACTCCGCTAAGGCTACCTGCGATCATTTCAAGGGCAAGATGTGCTTCATCAACGTGCTGCGCCGTATGTCCGTGGACTGCGACTGTGCAGGCACCAGTGCTGCAGAACCTACCTGCCGCGATATCGGTATCCTTGCTTCTACCGACATTTTGGCTGTGGACCAGGCTAGCATTGACATGGTTTACAAGCTTCCTCCCAAGGAACTTGCCGACCTGAAGGAACGTATCGAATCCCGCGAAGGTTTGCATCAGCTTGACGCCATGGAACACCATAAGATGGGTTCCCGCAAGTACAAACTGGTGGAAGTTTTGTAA
- the larB gene encoding nickel pincer cofactor biosynthesis protein LarB produces the protein MKNTLANDRYEDIGFAKLDVSREKRTGTAEAIYCAGKTKEQLLKILQTFEENGCSVLGTKCSAEQYEFVRAKMPKACYNEIAKIISVKAGKAAPNASKKSGKNRGTIAVCCAGTADLPVAEEAALTAEFFGAKVMRHYDVGIAGLHRLLSKIEEIRKADVVIAVAGMEGALAGVIAGLVKAPVIAVPTSVGYGASFQGVAPLLTMLNTCAEGVSVVNIDNGFGAAVSAVRMLNIK, from the coding sequence ATGAAGAATACTCTTGCAAATGATCGTTACGAAGACATTGGTTTTGCAAAGTTGGACGTGAGCCGTGAAAAGCGTACTGGTACTGCCGAGGCGATTTACTGCGCGGGAAAAACCAAGGAGCAACTTCTGAAAATTCTCCAGACTTTCGAGGAGAATGGCTGTTCCGTACTTGGAACCAAGTGCAGTGCCGAGCAGTATGAGTTTGTAAGAGCGAAAATGCCGAAGGCCTGTTACAACGAAATTGCCAAAATCATCTCTGTAAAAGCAGGCAAGGCCGCTCCCAACGCTTCAAAGAAATCAGGCAAGAATCGTGGAACCATCGCGGTTTGCTGTGCCGGTACTGCCGACTTGCCCGTTGCCGAAGAGGCCGCCTTGACAGCGGAATTTTTCGGGGCCAAGGTCATGCGCCATTATGATGTGGGCATCGCCGGGCTCCATCGGCTGCTTTCTAAGATTGAGGAAATCCGCAAGGCGGATGTGGTTATCGCTGTGGCTGGTATGGAAGGGGCGCTGGCTGGTGTCATTGCTGGACTCGTCAAGGCTCCCGTGATTGCTGTACCGACGTCTGTTGGATACGGCGCTTCTTTTCAGGGCGTGGCTCCGCTTTTGACCATGTTGAATACCTGTGCCGAAGGCGTTTCCGTGGTGAACATTGACAATGGTTTTGGTGCGGCAGTGAGTGCCGTTAGAATGCTGAACATCAAATAA
- a CDS encoding DUF362 domain-containing protein: MDRRDFIKTVGSAALISAMATPVFGKPKNQEVKEAGKDVSNVYFTKDLSAEGLIKLYNKVNQNISGKVAIKVHTGEKNGPNILPREWVKAVQQLIPNSNIVETNTYYHPSDRDTTEKHRETLKVNGWTFCPVDIMDEEGTVMLPVPGGKHFKEMSMGGHIVNYDSMVVLTHFKGHTMGGFGGSLKNIAIGCADANVGKKMIHEKMEDPDFNAKPELYPKWSNSGKRFMEAMAESGKATVNHFKGKMCFINVLRRMSVDCDCAGVGAAEPTCRDIGILASTDILAVDQASVDMVYKLPIGELKDIKERIESREGLHQLPAMEALKMGNRKYRIIEL, from the coding sequence ATGGATCGTCGTGATTTTATAAAGACTGTAGGCTCTGCCGCTTTGATTAGCGCCATGGCTACTCCCGTTTTTGGTAAGCCCAAGAACCAGGAAGTGAAGGAAGCCGGCAAGGATGTTTCCAACGTTTACTTCACCAAGGATCTTTCTGCCGAAGGCCTCATCAAGTTGTACAACAAGGTGAACCAGAATATTTCCGGCAAGGTGGCCATCAAGGTTCACACCGGTGAAAAGAACGGCCCCAACATTTTGCCCCGCGAATGGGTCAAAGCTGTGCAGCAGTTGATTCCCAATTCCAACATTGTGGAAACCAACACATACTACCATCCCAGCGACCGCGACACCACCGAAAAGCATCGCGAGACTTTGAAGGTAAACGGCTGGACTTTCTGCCCCGTGGACATCATGGACGAAGAAGGTACGGTGATGCTCCCTGTTCCTGGCGGCAAACACTTCAAGGAAATGAGCATGGGCGGCCATATCGTGAATTACGATTCCATGGTGGTGCTGACCCACTTCAAGGGCCATACCATGGGTGGTTTCGGCGGTTCCCTCAAGAACATCGCCATCGGCTGTGCCGACGCCAATGTGGGCAAGAAGATGATTCACGAAAAGATGGAAGATCCGGATTTCAACGCAAAGCCGGAACTTTACCCCAAGTGGAGTAACAGCGGCAAGCGCTTCATGGAAGCCATGGCCGAATCCGGCAAGGCAACCGTCAATCACTTTAAGGGCAAGATGTGCTTTATCAATGTACTGCGCCGTATGTCCGTGGACTGCGACTGTGCTGGCGTTGGCGCTGCTGAACCCACTTGCCGCGACATCGGTATCCTTGCTTCCACCGATATTCTCGCTGTGGACCAGGCCAGCGTAGACATGGTTTACAAGCTGCCCATTGGCGAACTGAAGGATATCAAGGAACGCATTGAAAGCCGCGAAGGACTTCATCAGCTCCCTGCCATGGAAGCTCTGAAGATGGGCAACCGCAAGTATCGTATCATTGAACTTTAA
- a CDS encoding twin-arginine translocase TatA/TatE family subunit: MSLGIPEIILIVVVVLLLFGGKRIPELARSLGRAQHEYKKAKDALKEEAEDLQKTVEKVGEAEAKKEQQD, from the coding sequence ATGTCTCTTGGAATTCCTGAAATCATTCTGATTGTTGTCGTTGTTCTGCTCCTGTTCGGTGGCAAGCGCATTCCTGAACTGGCCCGCTCTCTTGGCCGTGCCCAGCACGAATACAAGAAGGCAAAGGACGCCCTGAAGGAAGAAGCTGAAGACCTGCAGAAGACCGTTGAAAAGGTCGGCGAAGCAGAAGCGAAGAAGGAACAGCAGGATTAG
- the tatC gene encoding twin-arginine translocase subunit TatC yields the protein MISKDSQEQTLVSHLEALRTALIHCFVALGIGIIPMFLLSSYILDWFSAELVAQSGATLHYFSPMEVFLLQLKIAALMDCVICSPYIAWNLWKFVLPGLYDNERKFVRSIVWMTSGLFISGVVFCLGICFPLVVRFGMSFESETLQPIFGVENIVTLALWLSLAFGCMFLFPLVTYALIRSGVVYYETVCHARPYVVVGILVLAALLTPPDIISQLILGAPTYLLFEAGLFAARKHKGEQFKECNEENSPVHVEAESGSLSQKKSQNSHDATFGESEDVDFAAPASPYQVGTERNADKWKPN from the coding sequence ATGATTAGTAAAGATTCTCAGGAACAGACGCTGGTTTCTCACCTGGAAGCCTTGCGTACGGCGTTGATTCACTGTTTTGTGGCGCTAGGCATCGGGATTATCCCGATGTTTTTGTTGTCGTCCTATATTCTTGACTGGTTCAGCGCAGAGCTTGTTGCCCAGAGCGGCGCAACCCTTCATTACTTCTCTCCCATGGAAGTGTTCCTGCTGCAGCTAAAAATCGCGGCACTTATGGATTGCGTCATCTGTTCTCCGTACATTGCCTGGAACTTGTGGAAGTTTGTACTACCGGGCCTTTACGATAACGAACGGAAGTTTGTCCGTTCCATTGTGTGGATGACCAGTGGGCTTTTTATTTCGGGCGTGGTGTTCTGCCTAGGAATTTGCTTCCCGCTGGTGGTGCGCTTCGGTATGAGTTTTGAAAGCGAAACTCTACAGCCAATTTTCGGTGTGGAAAACATCGTTACGCTGGCTTTGTGGCTTTCCCTAGCTTTTGGATGCATGTTCCTGTTCCCGCTGGTGACTTACGCTCTGATTCGCTCTGGCGTTGTTTATTACGAAACAGTCTGTCACGCACGCCCTTATGTGGTGGTGGGAATCCTTGTGTTGGCGGCTTTGCTGACTCCGCCGGATATTATTAGCCAGCTGATTCTGGGCGCTCCTACCTATCTACTTTTTGAAGCGGGTTTGTTTGCTGCTCGAAAACATAAAGGCGAACAGTTCAAGGAATGTAATGAAGAAAATTCGCCTGTTCATGTGGAGGCCGAATCAGGCTCTCTTTCGCAAAAAAAATCGCAAAATTCGCATGACGCAACATTTGGTGAATCCGAGGATGTCGACTTTGCTGCCCCAGCCTCTCCTTATCAGGTAGGAACAGAGCGAAACGCAGACAAGTGGAAGCCTAATTGA
- the larC gene encoding nickel pincer cofactor biosynthesis protein LarC, translated as MKYLYLDGSCGISGDMTVAALLDLGASREKLDAAINSMHLEEMHCHFGRGNSYSIAGATFDVHVHTHHGEESADHVHAHEGCYVEHHHEHHHSHEHRHLKECYGILEHVASHGTLSQNALALAKKIFLMIAQAEAKAHGVAVEDVHFHEVGAIDSIVDIMAVAILVEDLQETQGVSQVVVTGLNEGSGFVQTQHGMLPIPVPAVASIAESAGIALHITDTKGEMVTPTGIGVVAAIRTCEKLPVSYKILKSGIGLGKRDFGRANFLRAQIIESVEDENRGGDEVFMVECNIDDQSPEELGLAMDKIFEAGAKDVYFVPCYMKKNRPAVVLHALADSEKLPQVETAILRHTNTVGIRRYPVTRTCMGRTFADVETPYGTVKVKKCKLGDIEKCKPEFESVKEVAEKAGVTFREVSEAAKR; from the coding sequence ATGAAATATCTTTATCTGGATGGATCTTGCGGAATTAGTGGCGACATGACTGTTGCCGCCTTGTTGGACCTGGGTGCTTCCCGTGAAAAGCTGGATGCCGCCATCAACAGCATGCATCTTGAGGAAATGCACTGCCATTTCGGTCGTGGTAATTCTTACAGTATTGCCGGGGCAACCTTTGATGTTCACGTTCATACCCATCATGGTGAAGAAAGCGCAGATCATGTTCACGCCCATGAAGGATGCTACGTAGAACATCACCATGAACATCATCATTCCCATGAGCACCGCCACCTGAAGGAATGCTACGGTATCTTGGAACATGTGGCTAGCCATGGTACCCTTTCCCAGAACGCCCTTGCCCTAGCCAAGAAAATTTTTTTGATGATTGCCCAGGCCGAGGCGAAGGCTCACGGCGTTGCAGTAGAAGATGTCCATTTTCACGAAGTAGGTGCCATTGACTCCATCGTGGATATCATGGCGGTGGCTATTTTGGTAGAAGACCTGCAGGAAACTCAAGGCGTTTCTCAAGTGGTGGTGACGGGCCTTAACGAAGGTTCCGGATTTGTGCAGACCCAGCATGGAATGCTCCCGATTCCTGTTCCTGCGGTGGCAAGCATTGCAGAATCCGCAGGCATCGCGCTCCACATAACAGATACCAAAGGCGAGATGGTAACTCCCACAGGAATCGGCGTGGTAGCCGCTATCCGTACCTGCGAAAAACTTCCTGTGAGTTACAAGATTTTGAAATCCGGCATCGGACTTGGCAAACGCGATTTCGGTCGAGCCAATTTCCTGCGTGCCCAAATCATCGAAAGTGTTGAAGATGAAAATCGCGGGGGTGATGAAGTCTTCATGGTGGAATGCAATATCGATGACCAGAGTCCCGAAGAACTGGGTCTTGCCATGGACAAGATTTTCGAAGCTGGAGCCAAGGACGTTTACTTTGTTCCGTGCTACATGAAGAAGAACCGCCCGGCCGTCGTTCTTCACGCTCTTGCGGATAGCGAAAAGCTTCCCCAGGTGGAAACCGCCATTTTGCGTCACACGAATACGGTGGGCATCCGTCGTTATCCCGTCACCCGCACCTGTATGGGACGGACTTTTGCCGACGTAGAAACTCCCTATGGAACAGTGAAAGTCAAGAAGTGCAAACTGGGCGACATCGAAAAGTGTAAACCCGAATTCGAAAGCGTGAAGGAAGTTGCCGAAAAGGCTGGCGTTACCTTCCGCGAAGTTTCAGAAGCTGCAAAAAGGTAA